One genomic window of Amphiura filiformis chromosome 3, Afil_fr2py, whole genome shotgun sequence includes the following:
- the LOC140149159 gene encoding uncharacterized protein, with translation MQCILLLAVIGSLMVASEAKRVTIGGESYSCYVIKHNPCDSDLLRGRVCASNGRTYPNLCKLVRFACSNPGVDLVRNGRCNAANTQQAASVCPKCKGTSRDPVCGTDGVTYVNECWLNRKACIRSLILNVQFVGPCQAAPAGFVNNPQNQGETVLGGGQGGTDQQDGDQEEEEEEEEEEEEVEEPQQQQQENTGNQWNGGNQQLGGNQNQNTGKETVIGGHFPGEGEEPVEPEEPEQSEQPEQSEQPEPREQPVWNAGNQQLSGNQNQNTGKETVIGGNFPGEREEPVEPEEPEQSEQPEQSEQPEPREQPVWNAGNQQLSGNQNQNTGKETVIGGHFPGEGEEQEEPEEPEEPEQSEAAEGAQQQQGPADLKKPANQNEAVIPYPSDQPSEAGTEAGAEAGSEAGSEAGSEAPESEAPEEESEEEEEEEEEEEAEISSSSSVVASEVASEVASEAGASEAGQAESEVEEEEAEEEESSAPEQAESSAVQYNNNNNNQYYNNQQNYNNYYNNQYQGQQYPAPYNQYPNNQGGPTWAGAGQDQNGNNGDQGDQGDYEEEEDEEDED, from the exons ATGCAATGCATTCTTCTTCTAGCCGTCATTGGCTCATTAATGGTTGCTTCTGAAGCAA AAAGAGTAACAATCGGTGGTGAGAGCTACAGTTGCTATGTAATTAAACATAATCCCTGCGATTCGGACCTACTTCGAGGCAGAGTGTGTGCTAGTAATGGTCGAACATATCCTAACCTCTGTAAACTCGTCAGATTTGCCTGCAGCAATCCGGGTGTAGACTTGGTCAGGAATGGAAGGTGTAATGCTGCCAATACACAACAGGCTGCAAGTG tATGTCCGAAATGTAAAGGCACTAGCAGAGATCCAGTATGTGGTACTGACGGCGTAACCTATGTCAATGAATGCTGGCTGAACCGCAAAGCCTGTATCAGATCACTCATACTCAATGTGCAGTTTGTTGGACCATGTCAAGCAGCTCCAGCGGGATTCGTTAACAACCCACAGAACCAGGGTGAAACCGTCTTAGGGGGTGGACAAGGTGGTACTGATCAGCAAGATGGTGatcaagaagaagaggaggaggaggaggaagaagaagaagaagtagaagaaccacaacaacaacaacaagagaaCACAGGAAATCAATGGAACGGTGGAAACCAACAGCTGGGTggaaatcaaaaccagaataccGGAAAGGAAACTGTTATAGGCGGTCATTTTCCAGGAGAAGGCGAGGAGCCAGTAGAACCAGAAGAACCAGAACAATCAGAACAACCAGAGCAGTCAGAACAACCAGAACCTAGAGAGCAACCAGTATGGAACGCTGGAAACCAACAGCTGAGTggaaatcaaaaccagaataccGGAAAGGAAACTGTTATAGGTGGTAATTTTCCAGGAGAACGCGAGGAGCCAGTAGAACCAGAAGAACCAGAACAATCAGAACAACCAGAGCAGTCAGAACAACCAGAACCTAGAGAGCAACCAGTATGGAACGCTGGAAACCAACAGCTGAGTggaaatcaaaaccagaataccGGAAAGGAAACTGTTATAGGTGGTCATTTTCCAGGAGAAGGCGAGGAGCAAGAAGAACCAGAAGAACCAGAAGAACCAGAACAGTCAGAAGCTGCTGAAGGTGCTCAACAGCAACAAGGTCCGGCAGATCTAAAGAAACCTGCTAATCAAAATGAAGCTGTTATTCCTTATCCATCAGATCAGCCATCAGAAGCAGGTACAGAAGCAGGGGCAGAAGCAGGATCAGAAGCAGGATCAGAAGCAGGATCAGAAGCACCAGAGTCAGAAGCACCAGAAGAAGAAAgcgaagaagaggaggaggaagaagaagaggaggaagcaGAAATCTCCTCTAGCTCTAGTGTAGTAGCAAGTGAAGTAGCAAGTGAAGTAGCAAGTGAAGCAGGTGCAAGTGAAGCAGGACAAGCAGAG AGTGAAGTAGAGGAAGAGGAAGCAGAGGAGGAAGAATCATCAGCACCCGAGCAGGCCGAGTCAAGTGCTGtccaatacaataataataataataatcaatattATAACAACCAacaaaattacaataattattacaataACCAATATCAAGGTCAACAATACCCTGCTCCATACAACCAGTATCCTAATAATCAAGGGGGTCCAACTTGGGCAGGCGCAGGCCAAGATCAGAATGGGAACAATGGAGACCAAGGAGACCAAGGAGATTACGAAGAAGAAGAGGATGAGGAGGACGAAGATTAG
- the LOC140147510 gene encoding ovomucoid-like → MTYDFSRCDLERTSCLLQDDTLQVAYNGECIRSGPLKGKHLCDQWELQISVPICCSINVTFRSQCEFNRFICINDVADVGIAFNDSCANAPLLCPNYCERIEDPVCGSNGVTYPNVCELGLADCHARTSDPAAARIMFSSFGYCPEGTIDPCSRDSPNCDLTEAPVCAMVDKEMVSFYNRCFYEKEVCFDSTITFIGEGKCAALQGNKTPPKINPESDKPLVP, encoded by the exons ATGACCTATGACTTCTCTAGATGTGATTTAGAAAGAACGTCGTGTCTACTTCAGGACGACACACTACAGGTTGCCTACAATGGAGAATGTATTAGATCAGGACCTTTGAAAGGTAAGCACTTG TGTGATCAGTGGGAATTGCAAATATCAGTCCCTATTTGCTGCAGTATCAACGTAACATTCCGTAGTCAATGCGAATTTAATCGTTTCATCTGCATCAATGATGTTGCAGATGTCGGGATTGCCTTCAACGATAGCTGTGCGAATGCGCCTCTAC TCTGCCCAAATTATTGTGAACGAATAGAAGATCCTGTATGTGGTTCCAATGGTGTCACCTATCCTAATGTGTGCGAGTTGGGTTTGGCAGATTGTCATGCCAGGACATCAGATCCAGCAGCAGCAAGGATTATGTTCTCGTCATTTGGATATTGTCCTGAAGGAACAATAG ATCCATGCAGTCGTGATAGTCCAAACTGTGATCTGACCGAGGCGCCGGTGTGTGCAATGGTTGACAAAGAAATGGTTTCATTTTACAACCGATGCTTTTATGAAAAAGAAGTATGCTTTGATTCTACAATCACATTTATTGGAGAAGGAAAATGCGCTGCACTACAAGGGAATAAAA CACCACCCAAGATAAATCCTGAATCGGACAAGCCTCTAGTTCCCTAG
- the LOC140149155 gene encoding agrin-like isoform X2: MRRAEVSAFNLRQYPICEEILDDGCSWQLKRTGRVCGTDGITYRNACVLQKRACKVQYNLELFEYSPCGQQEGGIGGEETEENAQMNPWYPIQAIIDTSSSSSEEEDVADPGVEGGTVTDGGAGTGGDAGYTNAPEGPAAATVGGITVDIMTTMATVVATTLEPFVGAGPEAKLDKCMQKCPLAKSYDTVCGSDGRQYQSGCHLEQYACLTNETVTVVHRGSCNNTCGPECPRVYEPVCGTDGMTYDFSRCDLERTSCLLQDDTLQVAYNGECIRSGPLKGCPKCDPIAAPVCSSINVTFRSQCEFNRFICINDIADVGIAFNDSCANAPLLCPNYCERIEDPVCGSNGVTYPNVCELGLADCHARTSDPAAARIMFSSFGYCPEGTIDPCSRDSPNCDLTEAPVCAMVDKEMVSFYNR; encoded by the exons TATGTGAGGAAATACTAGACGATGGTTGCTCATGGCAACTGAAACGAACTGGTCGAGTCTGTGGTACAGATGGCATTACCTACCGGAATGCATGTGTCCTCCAAAAGAGAGCCTGCAAAGTACAATACAACCTTGAACTATTTGAGTATTCACCATGTGGGCAGCAAGAAGGAGGTATTGGTGGAGAAGAAACCGAAGAAAATGCTCAGATGAATCCATGGTATCCAATACAAGCAATTATAGATACCAGCAGTAGTAGTTCGGAGGAGGAGGATGTCGCAGACCCCGGGGTAGAAGGAGGAACTGTAACAGATGGGGGTGCTGGGACGGGAGGTGATGCAGGATACACCAATGCTCCAGAAGGACCAGCAGCTGCAACAGTTGGCGGGATTACAGTAGATATAATGACAACAATGGCAACAGTAGTTGCAACCACCCTGGAACCTTTTGTTG GAGCAGGTCCCGAAGCCAAACTTGATAAATGCATGCAAAAATGCCCACTTGCCAAGAGTTATGACACAGTATGTGGCTCAGATGGTAGGCAATACCAATCAGGATGTCATCTAGAG CAATATGCGTGTTTGACAAATGAAACAGTGACTGTCGTGCATCGGGGTAGTTGCAACAACACATGTGGACCGGAATGTCCTCGAGTGTACGAACCTGTCTGTGGCACTGACGGCATGACCTATGACTTCTCTAGATGTGATTTAGAGAGAACGTCGTGTCTACTTCAGGACGACACACTACAGGTTGCCTACAATGGAGAATGTATTAGATCAGGACCTTTGAAAG GTTGCCCAAAGTGTGATCCGATTGCAGCCCCTGTTTGCAGCAGTATCAACGTTACATTCCGTAGTCAATGCGAATTTAATCGTTTCATCTGCATCAATGATATTGCAGATGTTGGGATTGCCTTCAACGATAGCTGTGCGAATGCGCCTCTAC TCTGCCCGAATTATTGTGAACGAATAGAAGATCCTGTATGTGGTTCCAATGGTGTCACCTATCCTAATGTGTGCGAGTTGGGTTTGGCAGATTGTCATGCCAGGACATCAGATCCAGCAGCAGCAAGGATTATGTTCTCGTCATTTGGATATTGTCCTGAAGGAACAATAG ATCCATGCAGTCGTGATAGTCCAAACTGTGATCTGACCGAGGCGCCGGTGTGTGCAATGGTTGACAAAGAAATGGTTTCATTTTACAACCGATGA